TTGAAGCGGACTTGTTACGATACGGTTTATCCGTTCCGGATTTTGTCGAAGCATGGTCTTAGAAGGCTGGATTTCGAGCCGGTTACGATTTTATATGGTGGAAATGGCTGCGGAAAATCAACAGCGCTGAACATCATTGCGGAGAAGCTGCGGCTTCAGCGGGACACGTTGTATAACCGTTCGTCTTTTTTTGAAGATTACATAAGAATGTGTGATTTTGAAACCTGTATTCCGGTTCCGGAGGAAAGCAGGATTATCACCAGCGACGATGTGTTTGATTTTATGCTCAATTTAAGAAGCATTAACGAGGGAATTGATTGCAGGCGCGAGGAGTTGTTTCAGGAGTATCTGGATGCAAAATATTCACATTTTCAGATGAAATCCCTGGATGATTATGAGCAACTGAAAAAGGTGAATCTGGCGCGGAGCAAAACGCAGTCCCGGTATGTGCGGAAAAATCTGATGGACAATGTGCGCGAGCACTCAAACGGGGAAAGCGCGTTTCTGTATTTTTCCGAAAAGATAAAAGAAAACGCGCTGTATCTTCTGGATGAGCCGGAGAACAGTCTCTCCCCGGACCGTCAGCAGGAGCTTCTGAAATTTCTGGAGGATTCAGCGCGGTTTTTCGGATGCCAGTTTATCATATCCACGCACTCGCCGTTCCTCCTTTCCATGCGCGGTGCAAAGATTTATGACCTTGATGAAAATCCGGTGGATGTAAAGCGGTGGACAGAGCTGCCGAACATCCGGTCCTATTACGAATTTTTCAAACGCCATGAGCAGGAATTTCAGACTATGGTATAAAAAAAGAAACGAGCAGCCCGCCTAAGTAGAAACTGTACGGTGAAAACCCATCTCTTTACTAAGGATTCTACTGGAAACAGAGATTTTTGTCAATAGAAAGATGAGAAGAAATTTTGCACCAGGAAGTGTTGTAATAAAAAAGGCAGTTTTTTAAAATAGGTCTTGACGCCCGCAGGAAAGTATGATAGATTATATACAGTTAGCATAAGCTAACTTAAAAAGTAAAAAGTGCAGTCTGACTGGCTGCATTTTTTGAACACGTTAGGTTAGGAAAAACTAACTTATTTTTATCGGTATTCATACATATTTTCCGGAGAAAGGAGACAAAATGAGCGTAGTAATCATTGGCGGAAACGAGAGAATGGAATGTCAGTATTCGGATATTTGTAAGCATTATGGCTGCAAAGCAAAGATTTTTACCAAGGAAAACGGCTCAATTAAGAAAAAACTGGGCTGTCCGGATTTATTGATTTTATTCACCAACACAGTTTCTCATAAAATGGTAATCAGTGCGTCGCAGGAGGCAAAGCGCAACAATATCCCGATTGCGCGCACGCATACCAGCAGTGCGACAGCGCTGCATGGTATATTGTCCGAGCACTTCGGAGCAAG
This is a stretch of genomic DNA from Marvinbryantia formatexigens DSM 14469. It encodes these proteins:
- a CDS encoding AAA family ATPase is translated as MLYLSQFLFTDIDREDTFIFNLKRTCYDTVYPFRILSKHGLRRLDFEPVTILYGGNGCGKSTALNIIAEKLRLQRDTLYNRSSFFEDYIRMCDFETCIPVPEESRIITSDDVFDFMLNLRSINEGIDCRREELFQEYLDAKYSHFQMKSLDDYEQLKKVNLARSKTQSRYVRKNLMDNVREHSNGESAFLYFSEKIKENALYLLDEPENSLSPDRQQELLKFLEDSARFFGCQFIISTHSPFLLSMRGAKIYDLDENPVDVKRWTELPNIRSYYEFFKRHEQEFQTMV
- a CDS encoding DUF2325 domain-containing protein — its product is MSVVIIGGNERMECQYSDICKHYGCKAKIFTKENGSIKKKLGCPDLLILFTNTVSHKMVISASQEAKRNNIPIARTHTSSATALHGILSEHFGAR